The Calditrichia bacterium genomic interval GTATCGAGTTCTACAAACACGTTGGTTGTACCGTTCGATTCGGTAAATGTATAATTTTCCAGCGCACCGGCCCACGCCTTCACCGCTTCGCTGGATGTATCTTCTTTCCCGTCCTGCACAAAGCCAATATGCTCGATAGAGACATAGGCATATTGCCGGTTTTCTTTAATCCGGCTGACCATTCCCGCTACATTTCCGGATGTATCCGGGGCGACGAAAAGAATTTTACTGCCTGTATTCCAATTCCCGAGGTAATGGGAACCGGGCATAAAAACATCCGCCCAAACCCGGTAGGTATCCTGGTTCAGCATGGTGTTCCAGACTTTTTCCTTCGGGGCATTTATATCGATTGAAAACTGCAGTCTTTTCATGTTGATTGATCCTTTGTTTTACAAACATTCATTTGGGTATTTGTGATACTATGATTCTGTATAATTTGGTAATGATAAATTTTGTCTATTTCTTTGTAAAATCTGTGGTCATTCGTGAAAATTATTGGCAAAAAGAGAGTCTGCAACAGTATGGAAGGCCGGAAACTCATTCTCATATTGCAGCAAGCAAAACAAATGACAAATGATCGCAATTCGAATCCCGGAAACCAAATTTATCCATCCCCTTTAACCCTTTATCCTTCACCCTTTATTCTTAATCCTTCACTTCGGCATTTTACTGAAATCCATATGCAGCATATTCCAGCGGTGATCGTCCGGGTCTGTAAAGCCGAAACCATACATCCAGCCCTGGCTTTCCGCCGGTCCGCCAAAAACCGTGCCGCCGGCCTGTTTCACCCGAACAGCCATTTCATCCACTTCGTTCCGGCTTTCGGCATCAAAAGAGAACAGCACTTCGGTGCCGCGTTTGGTATCCGCCGGATCGTTTTGGGCGATCCCTTTAAAAACGGATTCCTGAAACAGCATAACAACGACGTTTTTTTCGCCAACCATTACACTTGCGCTTTGCTCACTGTCCGGAAAATTGGCATTTG includes:
- a CDS encoding VOC family protein, producing the protein MIKEIWINLPVKDVQKSKRFFTDIGFSANANFPDSEQSASVMVGEKNVVVMLFQESVFKGIAQNDPADTKRGTEVLFSFDAESRNEVDEMAVRVKQAGGTVFGGPAESQGWMYGFGFTDPDDHRWNMLHMDFSKMPK
- a CDS encoding SRPBCC domain-containing protein, encoding MKRLQFSIDINAPKEKVWNTMLNQDTYRVWADVFMPGSHYLGNWNTGSKILFVAPDTSGNVAGMVSRIKENRQYAYVSIEHIGFVQDGKEDTSSEAVKAWAGALENYTFTESNGTTNVFVELDTAEEHAEMFGDIWPKALEELKKLAEK